In a genomic window of Halobiforma lacisalsi AJ5:
- a CDS encoding sulfite exporter TauE/SafE family protein, with protein MVVTLEVLVALLALAFLGGVIVATIGPGGILIVTGLYLLTSLSSDEVAGTSSAIFTVGAVFGSVVYARSGEIDWPIAGAVSAAAAVGTWLGVRANAYLSRRAYGFVLAALLAVVGANIVYREHRDLEPRLELGRDGRGLAAFAGIGLVIGVFGGLLGIGGAALSAPALVLVGVPMLVTIAVTQIVVVFTALFTSVNYLLRDAVVASLFVPITAAYLGGVGLGWWLAHRITADRLKLALGVVLIGLAVSLVV; from the coding sequence GTGGTCGTCACCCTCGAGGTGCTGGTCGCCCTGCTCGCGCTTGCCTTTCTCGGCGGCGTGATCGTCGCCACGATCGGCCCCGGCGGGATCCTCATCGTCACTGGACTCTACCTCCTGACGTCGCTCTCGAGCGACGAGGTCGCGGGCACGTCCAGTGCGATCTTCACCGTCGGCGCGGTGTTCGGCAGCGTCGTCTACGCGCGGTCGGGCGAGATCGACTGGCCGATCGCGGGCGCGGTCAGCGCGGCCGCCGCCGTCGGCACGTGGCTCGGCGTCCGGGCAAACGCCTACCTCTCGCGGCGCGCCTACGGGTTCGTGCTCGCCGCGCTGCTCGCAGTCGTCGGTGCAAACATCGTCTACCGGGAACACCGCGACCTCGAGCCCCGCCTCGAACTCGGCCGGGACGGACGCGGTCTCGCCGCGTTCGCCGGGATCGGGCTCGTGATCGGCGTCTTCGGCGGCCTCCTGGGGATCGGTGGGGCCGCGCTGTCGGCCCCCGCGCTCGTCCTGGTCGGCGTGCCGATGCTCGTGACCATCGCCGTCACGCAGATCGTCGTCGTCTTCACCGCGCTGTTTACCTCGGTCAACTACCTGCTCCGGGACGCGGTCGTCGCGTCGCTGTTCGTGCCGATCACGGCCGCCTACCTCGGGGGCGTCGGCCTCGGCTGGTGGCTCGCCCACCGGATCACCGCGGATCGGCTGAAGCTCGCGCTCGGGGTCGTGCTGATCGGGCTGGCGGTCTCGCTGGTGGTCTGA
- a CDS encoding NRAMP family divalent metal transporter — protein sequence MSIRNISSVDYVAGQVQQYGLAFVMVASYFGSGSVFIASQAGVMHGYTLLWAVVGAALLGFMAQDMSARLGIHGEPLMIFVREKLGRPGATAIAVFLSIGCIAWTLGLVAAVGAGVSFLLGGAIGWQPIAVVTTFAAIGVGLLNYDTVENVMIGMMLSLMVIYVIVALPSGANPGDIAVGFVPTMDTFGALAMAAGLLGTTALWPNFFLESILVHQKGWTEQSDLPDAREDLAIGYAVGGVTTIAILIAAAALLRPMGFTQLETFITPGEALVEVLGVWAMVLFVGGVIAAAFNSIIPIMWAPAYMVPQAAGVDVQKGDRLFKIVFASLTGVGVLSPMISRILDLSVVDMVILFPMYNGIFGLPVAAVLLFWAVNDRETMGEYRNSLKLNVVNASLVLLAIVLAALSMQDFLDLITGGGF from the coding sequence ATGAGTATCCGCAATATCTCTTCGGTCGACTACGTCGCCGGACAGGTTCAGCAGTACGGACTGGCGTTCGTGATGGTCGCCAGCTACTTCGGCTCCGGATCGGTGTTCATCGCGAGCCAGGCGGGCGTGATGCACGGCTACACGCTGTTGTGGGCCGTCGTCGGCGCCGCGCTGCTCGGCTTCATGGCCCAGGACATGAGCGCCCGACTGGGGATCCACGGCGAGCCCCTGATGATATTCGTCCGGGAGAAACTCGGCCGGCCAGGGGCCACGGCGATCGCGGTATTCCTCTCGATCGGCTGTATCGCGTGGACCCTCGGTCTCGTCGCCGCTGTCGGCGCGGGCGTCTCGTTCCTGCTCGGCGGCGCGATCGGCTGGCAACCGATCGCCGTCGTGACGACGTTCGCGGCGATCGGCGTCGGCCTGCTGAACTACGACACCGTCGAGAACGTGATGATCGGGATGATGCTGTCGCTGATGGTCATCTACGTGATCGTCGCGCTTCCGAGCGGCGCGAATCCCGGCGACATCGCCGTCGGGTTCGTCCCGACGATGGACACGTTCGGCGCGCTTGCGATGGCCGCCGGTCTGCTCGGGACGACCGCCCTGTGGCCCAACTTCTTCCTCGAGTCGATCCTCGTCCACCAGAAGGGGTGGACGGAACAGAGCGATCTGCCCGACGCGCGGGAGGACCTGGCGATCGGCTACGCCGTCGGCGGCGTAACGACGATCGCGATCCTGATCGCCGCCGCGGCGCTCCTGCGCCCGATGGGCTTTACGCAACTCGAGACGTTCATCACGCCCGGCGAGGCGCTGGTCGAGGTGCTGGGCGTGTGGGCCATGGTGCTGTTCGTCGGCGGCGTCATCGCGGCCGCGTTCAACAGCATTATCCCGATCATGTGGGCACCCGCGTACATGGTCCCGCAGGCGGCCGGAGTGGACGTCCAGAAGGGCGACCGGCTGTTCAAAATCGTCTTCGCGAGCCTGACCGGCGTGGGCGTACTCTCGCCCATGATCAGCCGGATCCTGGACCTCTCGGTCGTCGACATGGTGATCCTGTTCCCGATGTACAACGGGATCTTCGGGTTGCCGGTCGCTGCCGTTCTGCTGTTCTGGGCGGTCAACGACCGCGAGACGATGGGCGAGTACCGCAACTCGTTGAAGCTGAACGTCGTCAACGCGTCGCTTGTGTTGTTGGCCATCGTGCTCGCCGCCCTGTCGATGCAGGACTTCCTGGACCTGATCACCGGCGGCGGGTTCTGA
- a CDS encoding glutamate--tRNA ligase: MNDDLRERVEREAEKHALLNAVKHESDADVGAIMGPLMGDNPEFREHGDEIPGVIGGVVGRVNDLPYEEKRERLEELAPDELEEIEAEEEDEHDLPDLPNAAEPSSASPDSQTHQDAEEYDEVRMRCAPNPNGPWHVGHARMPAVIGTYRERYDGWFCVRFDDTDPETKRPDLEAYDAILEDLEYLGFEPDAVYRASDRLEIYYDHARELIELGGAYTCSCSGEEFSDLKNAGEPCPHRDKDEETVREEFEAMVDGEYESGEMVLRVKTDIEHKNPALRDWVAFRMIDTPHPREEASEYRCWPMLDFQSGIDDQLTGVTHIIRGIDLQDSAKRQQFVYDYFGWEYPEVVHWGHVQLDAYDVKMSTSTISELIEEGELDGWDDPRAPTLKSLRRRGIRGEAIVDAMVELGTSTSDVDLAMSSIYANNRELIDDETDRRFLVRDGTELPLGGSPPEEANPPLHPDHEDRGVREIPVGDAVLLEPEDVPDREGRVWLKGLGCFQYTRDRLQYTGEDIEVVREGDVDVVHWAPAEESVPVRMRTMTGDVSGRAEPGVADLESDEMVQFERVGFARIDRHEDDETVAYYTHP, translated from the coding sequence ATGAACGACGATTTGCGCGAGCGCGTCGAGCGCGAGGCCGAGAAACACGCGCTGTTGAACGCAGTCAAACACGAGAGCGACGCCGACGTCGGCGCGATCATGGGGCCGCTGATGGGCGACAACCCCGAGTTCCGCGAGCACGGCGACGAGATTCCGGGCGTCATCGGCGGCGTCGTCGGCCGGGTCAACGACCTCCCCTACGAGGAGAAACGGGAGCGACTCGAGGAACTCGCCCCCGACGAACTCGAGGAGATCGAGGCCGAAGAGGAAGACGAACACGACCTCCCGGACCTCCCGAACGCCGCGGAGCCGAGCTCCGCGAGCCCTGACTCGCAAACTCATCAGGACGCCGAGGAGTACGACGAGGTCCGGATGCGCTGTGCGCCGAACCCGAACGGCCCCTGGCACGTCGGCCACGCCCGGATGCCCGCCGTCATCGGTACCTACCGCGAGCGCTACGACGGCTGGTTCTGCGTTCGGTTCGACGACACCGACCCCGAGACCAAGCGGCCCGACCTCGAGGCCTACGACGCCATCCTCGAGGACCTCGAGTATCTCGGGTTCGAACCCGACGCGGTCTATCGGGCGAGCGACCGCCTCGAGATCTACTACGACCACGCCCGCGAACTGATCGAGCTCGGCGGCGCCTACACCTGCTCCTGTTCGGGCGAGGAGTTCTCGGACCTGAAGAACGCGGGCGAGCCCTGTCCGCACCGCGACAAGGACGAGGAGACCGTCCGCGAGGAGTTCGAGGCGATGGTCGACGGCGAGTACGAGAGCGGCGAGATGGTCCTGCGGGTCAAGACCGACATCGAGCACAAGAACCCCGCACTCCGGGATTGGGTCGCGTTCCGGATGATCGATACGCCACACCCACGGGAGGAGGCAAGCGAGTACCGCTGCTGGCCGATGCTCGACTTCCAGTCGGGAATCGACGACCAGCTGACCGGCGTCACCCACATCATTCGCGGCATCGACCTGCAGGACTCCGCCAAGCGCCAGCAGTTCGTCTACGACTACTTCGGCTGGGAGTACCCCGAGGTCGTCCACTGGGGCCACGTCCAACTGGACGCCTACGACGTGAAGATGAGCACCTCCACCATCTCGGAACTGATCGAGGAGGGCGAACTCGACGGCTGGGACGACCCGCGCGCGCCGACGCTCAAGAGCCTCCGCCGACGCGGGATCCGCGGCGAGGCCATCGTCGACGCCATGGTCGAACTCGGCACCTCGACCAGCGACGTCGACCTCGCGATGAGTTCGATCTACGCCAACAACCGCGAACTGATCGACGACGAGACCGACCGCCGGTTCCTCGTCCGCGACGGGACCGAGCTCCCGCTTGGCGGCAGCCCCCCCGAGGAGGCGAACCCGCCGCTGCACCCCGATCACGAGGACCGCGGCGTCCGGGAGATCCCCGTCGGCGACGCCGTCCTGCTCGAGCCCGAGGACGTCCCGGACCGCGAGGGCCGCGTCTGGCTGAAGGGGCTGGGCTGTTTCCAGTACACCCGGGATAGGCTCCAGTACACCGGCGAGGACATCGAGGTCGTCCGCGAGGGCGACGTCGACGTCGTTCACTGGGCCCCCGCCGAGGAGAGCGTTCCCGTCCGAATGCGGACGATGACCGGCGACGTGTCGGGTCGGGCCGAACCCGGAGTCGCCGACCTCGAGAGCGACGAGATGGTTCAGTTCGAGCGAGTCGGTTTCGCCCGGATCGATCGGCACGAGGACGACGAGACGGTCGCCTACTACACGCATCCCTGA